TTGCGGCGGGCGCGCACGAACACGGCGTTGGCTTCAATCTTTACCAGGTAGTTATTGGCCATGCCCACGTCGACCAGCGACACGGGGCCGCTGAACACGAGGTAGGTGGTAGAGCTGTCCGACACGGCCACGTCCAGCAGCGTGGGCGCAGTGTGCACCGCGGAGGAAGACGGCCGCAGCATGACCGACGGGGCAGAAGTGGTTTGGGCTGAGCTGGCCGAGGCCAGCAGCACCGGCAGGCCCAGGGCCAGCAGAAGTTTAGAAAACATGGGAATACGCTTTAGGAAGGAAGAGACTTATTTGCCGGGCGATGCCGGGGAGGCCTGACCAGGGGCCACTGGGGAGACCGGAACGATGCCGGCGTCCGGGAGCCCCGCCCCCGCGCTGCGCTGGGCTTCCTGCAGGGCGCGCTGCCGGTCGGCTTCCTGCTCTTTCAGGGCTTGCAGCTCCTCGCGTGACACCTGCGGGTTGTAGGGGATGTAGTCGAAGTTGGTAATCAGCAGGCCGTAGGGGTTGGCATCCGAGCGGTTGGTTTCGGCCAGGTTGAACTTAGCAGCCAGCGGCAGGGGCTCTTTTGCTCGCCCCCAATGAAAATGCGCTGCTTGATGTAGACCCGGCCCGACCAGGGGCGGTGGTTCATGTCCACGCTTACGCTGTCCACCGTCACCACATTGCGGGCGGCGTAGCGCTCGTAGTTCTGCAGCACCTGCCCGCGGGTGAACCCGTCGTAGATGCGCCGGCCGCCGCGGCCTTCGATAAGCGGCAGGGCGGCGTCCAGGTTGGTTTTGTAGGTGTACTGGTCGTGCCCAAACATGGTCAGCATGAAGTTGCGCACCAGGTTGCGGGCTTCGTAGGCGGTGTGCGTTTCGGTGGTGGGCGCCGAGAGTGCGGCCACCGAGCCGGTTTGGCCGACCACGTACACGCGGCGGCCGCTGTTCTCGTAGGCGCGGTACACCAGAAAGCCGGCGGCTAAGGCCACGAGCAGCAGGGCCAGCACGCTCCCCATGGCCAGGTTGCGCATGGTGGAGAAAGAGGTACTTAGGTTTTTGGCAGAATCCATTGCAAATGCGGGTTAAGTCATCAAGAGGGGATGTAGGAGGCCGGGATTTTCTTCCCCACCGCCCCTTATTTGGCCAGGGGCAGGGAGATTTGCAGGCCCCGGTAGGGATAGGTTAGCAAGCCGGCGTCTTCACCGCCATCCGGGCTGGCGTAGGCGTAGAGCACCCCCTGAACCGTGACGGGCTGCGCGGGCCGCATCGGCACCAGCTGGCCGCCCCGGTCGATGTCGCTGATGAAAAAGCCACGCAGCGAATCCTGGGCAGAGGGCAGCTGCAGCTTGCCGATGCCAGGCTTGCTCTTGCCAAAGCCCATCGGCTTCCAGCGCAGCACGGCCGCAAAGGGGATGCGGTAGCCCGGCCCTACTTTGGGGTAGCCCCGTTGGGCGCTCCGCAAGCCGGCCGGCAGGGCGAGGATGGCCGCGACCGGGGCCTGGCTGGTGACTGAAATCAGCTCCAGGTAGCCTTCTTCGGGCAGCATCTGGGCCACCCCAGGCGCTACGTTCACTGCCGACGCGGGCAGGGCCGGAGGCAGGGTAGTGGCGGCTTTCCAGGCATTCGCTTTGGCTTGCTCAGCGGGACTGCTGGCGTTGGTTTGCAGGGCGTCGACAAGGTGCGTGGCCGCCTTCTCCTCCTGGGATTGGCAGGCGCTGGCCAGGCCCAGGGCTAACAGGGACAGGTAACGGGTTGAATGGTTCATCGAAAAAAGAGGATTGGTTAAACCGTCCACAGCCCGGAGGGCGTTGCCGGTAGGAAGGATTCAGCGCGTCCGACATGGTGATGGTGGGCAGGCCCGCCGAAGCCGAGCTGCCGCCACTGGCGCGGGCGTCCCGCCGCCGGAGCTGCCACCACCATCACCACCTCCGCCGCCCGCGCTGCCGCCGGCTGCTTTGCTGCCGCCGCCCATGGCGCGGCCGATGGCGCCGGATACGCCGTGCCCGCCGCCATTCATGCCTGCCGAGACGCCGGCGCCCGCCGCGGCCGCCGATGCGGCCATGCCCACCACCGAGCCCACGAAGCTTTGGGCGGCCGAGGAGCCGATGATGAGGCTGGTCAGGTAGGGCACCATGAGGTAGAGCATGATGAAGGCGACCGACACCACCAGTTGCTTGGTGTCTTGCTCGACGGCGGCCGGCCCCGCGAACACCCCGCCGAACGTGGTATTGGAGGACGTGTAGTAGGTGTAGAGCAGGTCCAGCAGGGCAAACGACAGCCCCCAGAACTGCACGGCCAGGAAGTTTTGCAGCCAGCTCATCGCCAGTTGGCCGAAGGAAGGAATAACCGACAGGCAGATGGAAATGGGGCCGCAGACAAACAGAAACCCGAGAATGAACTGCTGGATGAACTGCATGATTTGCCGAATCAGCAGCACCAGCTCCCCCGGTCACCAGCTGCAGCAGGATGTTGGTTAAGCTGAATGAGGTGATGGTTTTCAGCAGGTTACTGATTTCGTCCACTCCTTGCTCGACCACCGTTTTCTGCGAGAGGGTGTCAGCGCTGCTGATGGTGGCGCCCAGCGCCGAAGCGGCCGTCGAACCGTCCGGGGTGGCAAAGAGCCGGGTGAAATTGGCGACCCCGAGCTGAGCGTGTCAATCAGCTCCTGGTAGAAAAAGAGCAGGAAGAATATCCACACCGCCTTGAGGATGGGACCCCAGTCCATGGAGAGCCCGTGGCCCGAGAGGAAGCCCCGCCCGACGGTGTAGAGCAGGGCAATGAGCATGAAGGTGGGCGTGATGAAGCGGCAGGCGCGCAGCACGATTTGCAGGGTCTGGTCGCAGGCGCTCAGAAACGTCGGGTCGGCCCCGTAGGCGACCATTAGGTAGCAGCCGCTCATTTGGCCAGTACGCCCGTGCGGGCCTGTTTATCTTCCACAAACTGGTCCACGGCGTAGTCCAGGCGCTGCACCTTGACGGGCTCGTACTGCGGATTGCCCTCGGCGTCCAGCTGCAGCCGGCCGCTTTTGTCGAGCACTGGCTTGCGGTTGGTTTGCTGGTAGAACTTCACCAGCTTGTTGAGGTAGTTGCGCTCCACGGGCTTGGAGGTGAGAATGGCATCGAGCTGCGGGGAGGCTTCCGCGCCGAATATCTTGCCCTTGGCGCCCTGCTTGATGAATATTTCGCGCAGCGCGTCCGTGGAGCGCACCGACTTAATCAAATCCATCTCGTGCCCCGTGAGGCCGAGCGGGGGTTGCAGCTGGGCCAAGAGTCCGGGTTAACGTGGCGCAGGATAATCTTGGTGGCCGAGTTATTGATGATGGCCGGGCCGATTTTGCTGCTGGTAATCTCGGTGATGCCCTGGGTGATGATGGTGACTGAGCCGTTGGTTTTGCGGATGGTGCGGTACATCGACTCGATGAATTCCGAGCACGCCCGAAAGCATGGTCCAAGCCTCGTCCAGGGCGATGTACTTGATGTCGTCAGGGAACTTGCGGAACAGGTCCAGGCTCAGTTCGGTGATAAGCATGGCCACCACGGGGTAGAGGTCGGGGTCGGCCTGCACCTTGGCCAGGTCAAAGCAAATGAGCCGGTACTCGGACAAGTCCACGTCGCGCCGGGCGTTGAGCACCCGCTCGTAGCGGCCGCCGGTGATGTACTGGCCCAGCACCAGGAAGAACTGGTGCATGTCGATATACTTCAGATTCTTCTGGTACTGCCGGCGGGCCCCGTCCAGCGGGTCCGGCTCCACCCCGTCGCCGGGCTGCGCCACGGGCTTCTGCATTTCGTGGTCAAACTGCTCGACGAACTTATAAAAGCTTTCCATTCCCGGAAATTCCTCGTCCTTCTGATTCAGGCGGTCGCTCTCGTTCAGGCAGGTGTAGTACTCAATCAGAAAGCGGCTTAGAATGGTCCGTTCCGACTTATCGAGGCCGGTATCCTTGCCGCCCTTCCAGAGCGCGGCGAGCAAAGCCAGGTGAAAGTTGGTTTTCTCGTCGTTGTAGAACCGCTGCCCGAAG
The DNA window shown above is from Hymenobacter sp. J193 and carries:
- a CDS encoding conjugal transfer protein TraG N-terminal domain-containing protein — encoded protein: MQFIQQFILGFLFVCGPISICLSVIPSFGQLAMSWLQNFLAVQFWGLSFALLDLLYTYYTSSNTTFGGVFAGPAAVEQDTKQLVVSVAFIMLYLMVPYLTSLIIGSSAAQSFVGSVVGMAASAAAAGAGVSAGMNGGGHGVSGAIGRAMGGGSKAAGGSAGGGGGDGGGSSGGGTPAPVAAARLRRACPPSPCRTR